A DNA window from Fragaria vesca subsp. vesca linkage group LG3, FraVesHawaii_1.0, whole genome shotgun sequence contains the following coding sequences:
- the LOC101305642 gene encoding polyadenylate-binding protein RBP47-like has product MAQQTNGGSGDLSTAQQAQPNQQQQQQQQQQQQWMHQHQQQWMAMQYPAAAMAMMQQQMMVYPQHYMPAYAAHPHHNPYQQAQAAAAAVAYQQQQQPPKQQLQQSQSQSQKMGPTDEVRTIWAGDLHHWMDEAYLHGCFAYTGQVSSVKVIRNKQTGQTEGYGFVEFYSREAAEEVLQTYNGTPMPNTEQPFRLNWATFSAGDRRADTSSDLSIFVGDLATDVTDTMLQETFASRYSSVKGAKVVQDANTGRSKGYGFVRFGDENERTKAIVEMNGAYCSSRPMRIGVATPKKSSGYQQQYSSQALVLAGGGGHANGGVAQGSQSDGEPNNTTIFVGGLDSDVNEEDLRQPFSQFGEVISVKIPVGKACGFVQFANRKDAENAMNMLNATVIGKQTVRLSWGRSQGNKQWRSDSNNQWNNGGHYGGQGYGGYANAAPQNPDMSMHASAAVNGSS; this is encoded by the exons ATGGCCCAGCAGACCAACGGCGGCAGCGGCGATCTGAGCACGGCTCAGCAGGCCCAGCCCAATCAGCAACAGCAACAGCAGCAGCAACAACAACAGCAGTGGATGCATCAGCATCAGCAGCAATGGATGGCGATGCAGTACCCGGCGGCGGCCATGGCGATGATGCAGCAGCAGATGATGGTGTACCCGCAGCATTACATGCCTGCTTACGCCGCGCATCCGCATCACAATCCCTACCAGCAGGCTCAGGCGGCCGCCGCCGCGGTTGCGTATCAGCAGCAGCAGCAGCCGCCTAAGCAGCAACTGCAGCAGTCGCAGTCGCAGTCGCAGAAGATGGGGCCTACTGATGAGGTCAGGACCATCTGGGCTGGCGACCTGCACCACTGGATGGACGAGGCCTACCTTCACGGCTGCTTCGCTTACACCGGCCAG GTTTCTTCAGTAAAGGTTATACGCAATAAGCAAACAGGTCAGACAGAAGGGTATGGTTTTGTTGAGTTCTATTCACGTGAAGCAGCTGAGGAAGTTCTGCAGACCTATAATGGTACTCCTATGCCAAATACAGAGCAGCCTTTTCGTTTGAACTGGGCAACCTTTAGTGCGGGTGACAGACGGGCAGATACTAGTTCTGATCTATCTATATTCGTAGGAGATTTAGCTACAGATGTTACTGACACTATGTTGCAAGAAACTTTTGCTAGTAGATATTCATCTGTTAAGGGGGCTAAAGTTGTTCAAGATGCAAATACTGGTCGTTCAAAGGGTTATGGTTTTGTTAGGTTTGGGGATGAAAATGAGAGGACAAAGGCCATTGTGGAAATGAATGGTGCGTATTGTTCAAGTAGGCCCATGCGTATAGGTGTTGCAACACCCAAAAAATCATCTGGATATCAACAACAGTACTCTTCACAAG CATTGGTATTGGCTGGAGGTGGTGGACATGCAAATGGTGGCGTTGCCCAAGGTTCTCAGTCCGATGGCGAGCCCAATAACACAACT ATATTTGTTGGAGGGCTTGATTCCGATGTCAATGAGGAAGACCTCAGGCAGCCATTTTCTCAATTTGGTGAAGTTATCTCTGTGAAAATACCGGTTGGAAAAGCATGCGGTTTTGTTCAGTTTGCTAACAG GAAGGATGCTGAGAATGCAATGAATATGCTGAATGCGACTGTTATTGGAAAGCAAACAGTTCGTCTTTCTTGGGGTCGCAGCCAAGGCAACAAGCAG TGGAGATCGGACTCAAATAACCAGTGGAACAATGGGGGACATTATGGAGGGCAGGGGTATGGTGGGTATGCAAATGCCGCGCCACAGAATCCTGATATGAGTATGCATGCTTCAGCTGCGGTTAACGGGTCTTCTTAA